GGGCTGACCGATCGGTTGCCCACCAAGCGAACGGCCAGGACGATTTTGTCGCCTTGTTCGCGGCCGATGGTCAGGCCGTCGGTTTCGTGGATCGCGTCACGGAATTTGGCCCGCTGGGGCGGTCCCGGGGCACCGGCCCCACCGCCTCCGCCGGGCATTCCGCCCCCCATGCCGCCCATTTGGCCGTTGGCGGGTGATGGGAAACAGGAAAGGATCGTCAGGGTCAGGAACAACCCCAGCCACGACGCCGCCATGACCGGCGGACGCACCACGGGGGCGCGTCGGGCGCGGACCCCGGTCGGGCCTTCCTGCCCGACCGGACCGGCGTCACCTCGGAAAATGTCGGTTTGCCTAGCCACAAGCATCCTTGCACAGCCGCATCGCGAACGAGACGGAATCGCTGTTTATGAGTCGCTAAAGGGGGATGAAACGTCTTGGGTGGCCGCATCCGGTGGGGCGCGGCATTGCGGGAAAAACGTCCCGGTTGCTGGCTAAGTACCAACGTGGCAACGGCAGCGGCAAGGCGGATTGTGACGTTTCTAGGGAAGATGCTGGATTCGGACCTGATTCGTTCAAGTTTGGCCAGCTTTTGTAGGCCTAAAAGTTTGCCAATATTTCGCCGTGACCAACGTTTGCAGCGGAAGGCAGAAAAGTGTTGCTGCCCTCCGGCAGGTGTATCGGTGTTCGGTGCCTGCCCAAATTCGAACGCACCGCTGCCCGGTTGAACTTGTTTGAGCGGCGGAACGCACATTCCGCCGGCAGCGATGCCGCAGCATAGGGGAAATCACCATGACACGGATCAACACCAACGTTTCGTCTCTTGTCGCCCAAAACCGACTTCAATCCAGCAACGCCGACCTGCAAACTCGCCTGACGCGTTTGTCGACCGGTTTGCGTATCAACACGGGTGCGGACGATCCGGCCGGTTTGATCGCCAGCGAAGCCTTGCGGGCTGAAATCACCGGATTGAACAAGGCGATCAGCAACACGCAACGAGCCAGCCAAATCATCAGCACCGCTGACAGTGCCTTGGGCCAAGTCAGCAGCCTGCTGAACGACGTCCGCGGCCTGGTCGTCGAAGCAGCCAACAGCGGTGCCCTGTCGTCCGAGGAAATCGAGGCGAATCAACTGCAAATCGACAGTTCGCTGGAAGCGATCAATCGGATCGCCCAAACGACCACTTTCCAAGGCCGAAAATTGCTGGACGGCAGCCTGGATTTCAACACCAAGGCCGGCACAGGCTTTTCCAACGTGAAAGACTTGGAAATTGACCAAGCCAACTTGGGCAACCTTGGCAAGATCAGCGTGAACGTCGAAGTTCAATCCGCTGCCACCAAGGCGTCGGTCACGTCCACCGGGATCCCCGCAACGACCACGGCAGCCAACTCCACCGGGACGATCAGCTTCGGTGCACCGTCGGCCGATGCCGAAGCAACCGGCACCGCGTCCTTCAGCAATTCCTACACCGTTGGCGCCGAAGCGACCGGGACGATCAACTTCGACGATGCGTTCACGCCCAATGCCGAAGCGGGCGGTACGTTGACGCTGGGCAGCGGCGTGACGTTGGACATCGATGCGGTCGACGGCGGCCTGGCCGATGGTTTGAAGGGTGACAGCACGATCATCGAAGTCGTCACGCAAGTCGGCGGCGATTCGTCGGCCAGCTATGACGCCGACAGCGACACGCTGACGTTGACCTTGGTCGAAGGCGACAACGCCGCGGCAATCGTGACGGACCTGACCGGCGACCCGAACTTCACCGTTGCAGCCAACGGTGGTACCTCGGGTACGATCGCCGCGGGCGATGCGGGCACGTACACCGGCCAATTGACCGGCGGTTCGAACACGACCAGCGGCACGACGGGCTTTGACCTGACGGCGGTCAACGGTGGTGCGGCCGACGGTGCCAAGGGGAACGACACGGACATCGTGTTGACCAGTGGTGCGACGACCGGTGCGGCCTACGACGCCGACAACGACTTGCTGACGATCACGGTTGCCGACGGTGACACGATCGCCGACATCGCCGCGGCGATCAACAATGACGTCGGTGACGATTTCATCGCATCGAACACGGTCAACGGCGACTACGCCTACGACGCGGCCGACAACACGGCGATCGGCAGCCCGCTGACGGCTCAACTGGCCAGCGGCACCGACCCGACGTTGGCATCGTCGTTCGACATCGAAGCGGTCAACGGTGGTGACGCCGACGGCACCGCGGGTAACGGCGTGACGTTGAACCTGACCAGCGGTGACACGACCGAAGCGGTTTACGACGCCGACAACGACGTGATCAACATCACGGTGGCCGATGGTGCGACGACGGCCGACATTGCCGCCGCGATCGACAACGAAGGCACGTTCATCACCAAGAACGTGCAAAACGGCACGGCCTTGTTCGCCACGGCGGATCTGGGTGCGAACGACCCCAGCCTGACCGGTGGTACCGACGCGACAGCCGACGACGTGATCACGGTCACGGCGGATGAAGCCAGTGCCGATAGCGATGGCGTTTCCATCACACTGAACGCGGACAACTCGCTGGCCGCCGGTGAAGCTCAGGCATCGCTGGACGACGACGGCAACATCGTGGTCGCGGTCAGCAGCAATGGTGCGGTCAATGTCGGAACGATCTCCGCCGCCATCGATGATTTGGACGGCTTCAGTGCCGAAGTCACCGCGACCGATGGTGACGGCAGCTATGACATCGACAACGACACCGCGGCGACCACGACCGACCTGTCCGGCGGTGTGTTCGGCGGCGGACTGAACGCCGACCTGGTGGTTCAGTTGACCGGTTCGCTGGGGGCCGAAGTCTTCCAATTCGATAAGGGAGCTTCGCTGGACGACGTGATCCAGTCGATCAACTTGGTTGCCGACGCGACCGGCATTCAAGCCGAAGACGACGGCGGTTCGTTGAAGCTGACCAGCACCTCGTACGGTTCGGATTCGCTGATCGATGTCGAAGTCATCAGCGAAGGCGAAGGCGGAACGTTCAAGAGCGGCCTGTCCGCCGAACGTGCCACCGGTACCGACCTGTCGGCAACGGTCAACGGAATCGCGGCCAACGCATCCGGCAACACTTTGTCGATCAACACCAGCACGTTGGACTTGACCATGACGGTCGAAGAAGGCGTCAGCAGCGACATCAGCTTTGACATCACCGGTGGCGGTGCGACGTTCCAATTGGGACCGGAAGTCACCAGCACGCAACGAGCCAGCTTGGGCATCGGCAGCGTCAGCACCGGTCAACTCGGTGGTGCCAGCGGTCGACTGTACGAACTGGCCAGCGGTCAGGCGAAGAGTCTGACCAATGACATCAGCGGTGCCACCGAAGTGATCGACGAAGTCATCAACAAGGTCACGGGACTTCGCGGCCGATTGGGTGCGTTCCAAGCAACGACGCTGGACAGCAACATGGTCAGCCTGAACGAGACGAAGGCCAACCTGCAAGAAGCGGAAAGCTCGATCCGCGACGCCGATTTCGCCGAAGAGTCCGCCCAACTGACCCGGGCTCAAATCCTGGTCCAATCGGGCACGAACGTGTTGGCCATGGCCAACCAAAACCCGCAGAACGTTTTGTCACTGCTGCGATAAGTTCGCCGAAACAAAAAGTTCGCCGAAACATATTCCGCCGGCCGAAACCCGATTTTCGGGGCATCGGCCGGCCACCGGAAAGCCGCGAAACGCCCCGTCGAATCAGTTCGACGGGGCGTTTCTTCGTTTTGAACAGGGACATCGGCTCAGTTCGGCGGCCCGAGTATGTCAAAGCTTAACGGTCGTTTCGAATAATGCAGGCACCGGGTCGACAGTCGTCCAGATTCGGACGCTGTTCGGCCAGATTTGTGGGGAAGGAATTCCGATACCGAGTGTGACGCAAACAGATTTCCAAATCGGGGACGCGAGTTTCACACCGCTCCGGTTCGGAATGTTTTCCGGTCTTCGCGTGGCCGGGCCACGCGGTCGGAAGAGACTGCGATTCATTAGTCTCACTTGATATGGAAGTCCCGCCATGACACGGATCAACACCAACGTTCCTTCGCTTGTCGCCCAGAATCGGCTGCAAACGAGTAACCGGGATTTGCAGACCAGCCTGACGCGGCTGAGCACCGGCTTACGCATCAACAGCGGATCGGACGATCCGGCCGGTTTGATTGCCAGTGAAGCCCTGCGAAGCGAAATCACCAGCCTGGGCAAAGCCGTCAGCAACACGCAACGGGCCAGCCAGATCATCAGCACCGCCGACAGCGCGCTTGGTGAAGTCAGCAGCTTGTTGAACGACATCCGCGGTCTGGTCGTTGAAGCGGCCAACAGTGGCGCTTTGAGCCCCGACGAAATCGCTGCAAACCAGTTGCAGATCGACAGTTCGCTGGAAGCGATCAACCGGATCGCCCAAACGACCACCTTCCAAGGCCGTCGACTGTTGGACGGCAGCTTGGACTTTGTGACCCAGGGCGGATCGAACTTTGGAACGATCACCGACTTGCAGATTGATCAAGCCAACTTGGGTGCGTTGGGCGCGATCGACGTCGACATCGAAGTCGTCGCGGCGGCGACCAAGGCGGAAGTCAGCACGACGGGAATCCCGGCATCAACCACCGCGGCATACTCCACCGGGACGATCAACTTCAGCGCCCCATCGGCCGACGCCGAAGCGGCCGGCACCGTGAACTTTGCCAATTCGTTCACCGTTGGTGCCGAAGCGACCGGGACGATCAACTTCGACGATGCGTTCACGCCCAATGCCGAAGCGGGCGGTACGTTGACGCTGGGCAGCGGCGTGACGTTGGACATCGATGCGGTCGACGGCGGCTTGGCCGACGGTTTGAAGGGTGACAGCACGATCATCGAAGTCGTCACGCAAGTCGGCGGTGATTCGTCGGCCAGCTATGACGCCGACAGCGACACGCTGACGTTGACCTTGGTCGAAGGCGACAACGCCGCGGCAATCGTGACGGACCTGACCGGCGACCCGAACTTCACCGTCGCAGCCAACGGTGGTACCTCGGGTACGATCGCCGCGGGCGATGCGGGCACGTACACCGGCCAATTGACCGGTGGTTCAAACACGACCAGCGGCACGACGGGCTTTGACCTGACGGCGGTCAACGGTGGTGCGGCCGACGGT
The DNA window shown above is from Crateriforma spongiae and carries:
- a CDS encoding flagellin N-terminal helical domain-containing protein produces the protein MTRINTNVSSLVAQNRLQSSNADLQTRLTRLSTGLRINTGADDPAGLIASEALRAEITGLNKAISNTQRASQIISTADSALGQVSSLLNDVRGLVVEAANSGALSSEEIEANQLQIDSSLEAINRIAQTTTFQGRKLLDGSLDFNTKAGTGFSNVKDLEIDQANLGNLGKISVNVEVQSAATKASVTSTGIPATTTAANSTGTISFGAPSADAEATGTASFSNSYTVGAEATGTINFDDAFTPNAEAGGTLTLGSGVTLDIDAVDGGLADGLKGDSTIIEVVTQVGGDSSASYDADSDTLTLTLVEGDNAAAIVTDLTGDPNFTVAANGGTSGTIAAGDAGTYTGQLTGGSNTTSGTTGFDLTAVNGGAADGAKGNDTDIVLTSGATTGAAYDADNDLLTITVADGDTIADIAAAINNDVGDDFIASNTVNGDYAYDAADNTAIGSPLTAQLASGTDPTLASSFDIEAVNGGDADGTAGNGVTLNLTSGDTTEAVYDADNDVINITVADGATTADIAAAIDNEGTFITKNVQNGTALFATADLGANDPSLTGGTDATADDVITVTADEASADSDGVSITLNADNSLAAGEAQASLDDDGNIVVAVSSNGAVNVGTISAAIDDLDGFSAEVTATDGDGSYDIDNDTAATTTDLSGGVFGGGLNADLVVQLTGSLGAEVFQFDKGASLDDVIQSINLVADATGIQAEDDGGSLKLTSTSYGSDSLIDVEVISEGEGGTFKSGLSAERATGTDLSATVNGIAANASGNTLSINTSTLDLTMTVEEGVSSDISFDITGGGATFQLGPEVTSTQRASLGIGSVSTGQLGGASGRLYELASGQAKSLTNDISGATEVIDEVINKVTGLRGRLGAFQATTLDSNMVSLNETKANLQEAESSIRDADFAEESAQLTRAQILVQSGTNVLAMANQNPQNVLSLLR